CTATTATATTGCTTTCACACAAAAAGCCCTATTTTCAAGGACTTTATTATATGAATTTTAATGAACACGACATTTATACAAATAAATGGTAATTATTAATTTAATTATGAATATAGTCAAACAATTTCATAAAATAATAACAAATAAGATCAAATATATTTTTGATATATATTTGTAAAAGTAAATAAGAGATAGATTATTAAGGGGATTAATAAAAATCTCTAAGGATATAAATAAAATAAAAATGTTTAAAAAATAAAATTAAAAAAGTGGTGCGCGAAGAGGGACTCGAACCCTCATGCTGTTTAAAGCACTAGAGCCTAAATCTAGCGTGTCTGCCAATTTCACCATTCGCGCTAGTTGATAATTTGTGTGTGTCCGCATTAAAAAAGGCACACAATATGGTGCCGTCTATAGGACTCGAACCTACGACCTACTGATTACAAGTCAGTTGCTCTACCAACTGAGCTAAGACGGCATATGGTGGAAGATAAGGGACTCGAACCCATGACATTCGCCTTGTAAGGGCGACGCTCTCCCAACTGAGCTAATCTTCCAAAAATGGCAGTCTGTACGGGGATCGAACCCGTGCATGCATGGATGAAAACCATGTGTGTTAACCGCTTCACCAACAGACCAAATATAATGGCGCCGATTATTGGGATCGAACCAACGACCAACTGGTTAACAGCCAGCTGCTCTACCGCTGAGCTAAATCGGCAATTTCTATTATGTGCCTATATATTATAGCACCTTTTTATAATATCAAAATATTTTTTGAGATATTTAGTTTCTGTGTGTTTTCGTCTTTTTTAGATCTAAGAAAATTATAGCATTAAATAAAATTAACAATAATAAATTTTAAAAAAATAAACTCTAACGCAAGCGGAGTCTATTCTTTATTTGGCAGCAATTCATTTCAATCAGCTATTAAATTTTTTATATTATTAAAAATGATTTTATCTTTATCAATCTTTAATGCTAAAAATGAATATATTATATCAGCAACCATTAATGCAGATACTTTTGAACCTAAGGTACCTATACGGTAATTTTGATTAATGCTATCAATAATCAAAACATTATTAGGATTATACTTTTTCATTTTTTCATTTTTAGTTCAAATAGAATATTTTATTTGATTGTCTTCTAAATAATTTAAAATCTTTTTAACTTCTAATGTTTGACATGATTTAGAAATAATAGTTATATGCATTTTAGGTTTAATTATTTGAGCAAATGAGAAGAATTCATGTAAATCATCAAGAAAAATAGCATTAAATCCTATTTTTCTAAGATTATATGCAAAATACTTTGCTACAAGTCCTGACTCCCCAATTCCAAAAATAATATTAACTTTTCTATATTTTAATAGTGTTTCAATATAAATATTTAACTCTGGATTATGCTTTATCCATTCTATAGTTTTTTCAATTGCGAATAAATAGTGTGATCTAATATTTGAAATAGTGTCATCTAAAGTTAAGTTTGTCCCTTCGATAATGTTCAATTCATAATCTTTTTTATGTTGGTATCTTGTAGAAACATATAATTGTAACTCATTAAATGTGCTAAAGTCTAAAGAACGAGAAAACCTAGAAATGGAAGCCTGACCTATTTTCAATTTTTTAGCTAATGAAATTGTATTGTGAGCAAGAAATTCCTGGGGCTCGTTTTCAATTAATTCAAGAATTTTTCAATTAATTGTCCCTTTTTTAGGGGATTTTTTAAATTTATTTAGCAATGATGTTTCTATAATTGGGGAGTTTGTTTTCATAATTAAAATTTTATTGCTTTTTTTTTTTTTTTTTTAGGAAAAAGAAAAAATAAAGTCAATAAAATATCTTTTTTTCATAAAAATCATACTTTTTTCATATTTTTTCATTAATTTATTTTGTCTAGGACAAAATAAATTAAAAATATGCGCAGTTCTAAAATTGCACATATTTTAAAATTCTGATTAATTTAAATTTCAGCAATATATGATAAATTCTTTTCAATTATAGTTCAATCTTTACTTTTGATAAGTTCATCAAACATTCTCTGGATAAAACTTTGCGTTGGCATTAGAATTCTTGAAAAAACTAATGAATCATTGTCTTTGAGTCTTATTGGGTCCGAATTTAATCTAATATTATCTTTAATATATTTATAAAATTGTTTTAAAATTTCTTTATGGCGATATTCTATACTTTTATAAGTATAAAAGTTTCTTCTAAATTTAGCTATAACTTCTTCTTGTATCTTAATAACTACTGAATTATCTGTTTGATGAAAAAAGTCCTTACTTAAAATTATATCAGTCTCAACATTTGATAAAGAAATATAAAAGTAAATAAAATTTATAATACTATCAAGTGAATATTTTTCTTTAAATTCATATCCTAATGTTTTTAAAAACATCAGGAAAAAAACATATAAAAAACGCTTGTTAGATTTAATCAACTTTGGTGATTGCAACATTTTAATCATAAATGAACCTATAAATTCAACAATTGTTTTAACATCACAATAATGAATATAATTTTTCGCTAAATCAATATAAGAATTATTATTATCAAGGTATGTAAAATCATATTTATGTGAATAAGGAAATTTTAATAAGCGCATTTGCTTTATAGTTAATTTAATTAAATTTTCTAAGTAATGAAATACATCTTTATAATCTTTCTCTATTCAAATACACTTATTAATTAAAACTGTATCATCAGAGTATTCCTTACTTATATGATCTAATTCCTGTGATAAAATTTCCTTAAAATCATCATCTTCAAAAATATAATAATGAATCTCTTTTTTCATTTTTCTACTTCACTATCAAATTTTTACTCTTTTTTTGGGGTCTAAGTACATTTTATCTTCAGGTTGAATATCGTATGTTTGAGCGAATAATTCACTATTTGATAACACTACATTCGCTCTTATTTTTGTAGGTGAATGAACATCTGTTTCAAGTAACCTTTTTGCTGCACCTTCTTTGTATTTTGAACGTCAAATTGTCGCTCAAGATTCAAAAAATGACTTAGCATCAAAATCAGATTCTAATTTAGCAGCTTCAAGCGCACACTCAAATCCGCCTAGATCAGCAATATTTTCAGAAACAGTTAATTTTCCATTAACTTTTCCAAATTCAGTTTCCTTGCCATCAAATAATTCAATTGCCTTTTTTGTTCTTAATTCAAATTCTTTACGATCTGAATCAGTTCATCAATTATTTAGTGACCCTTTTTCATCGAATTGAGCACCGTTATTATCAAATCCATGTGAAATTTCATGCGCTATAACAGCACCGATCCCGCCGTAGTTAGCAGATGAAACTCTATCTAATTGATAAAAAGGTCAAGCTAAAATTGCTGCAGGGAATACGATTTGATTTTTATTTGGATTATAATAAGCGTTTATAGTTGCAGGTGACATTCCTCAAAATCTACGATCTTCATCTTTAAGATATAAAGAAATTTTATATTCTGCAATAATTTTATTAAAATTAGATGCATTTTCAAATAAAGTTCCACCTTGTTCATATGTTTTTACCTTGAAATTAGTATAGTAAGGTCTAATAACTTCCGGAAATCCTACCATAACTTCAATACTTGATAATTTTGTAATTGCTTTTTGAATTGTTGTTTGAGATAATCAAGTGTTTTGATGTAATCTATTTTTATAAATTTGAATCATATTAGCTACCATATGTTCAACATCTTGTTTTGCTTTTTTACCAAAAAATTCATTTGCATAATACATTCCTAATGGCATTCCAAAAAATACATTAGTCATATCAAATGCATAATCTTCTAAACTACGTGAACGGTCTATTGAATATAAAACTTTTTTAAATTCATTAGCTTTAATTCTTATTTCCTCGCTCAACATTGAAGTTGTACCAAGAAGATTTTTAATAAACATAAGTGCTTTATAACCTTCAAAATTTTCATCACTAAATATTTTGTCGAAGTTTGCAAAAAAGTTTGAATTAATTACTGATGCATTTGAAACATCTCTCTTTACAAAATCATTCAAAATTTTAGGAATATCAAATTTATGTGAAATTTTTTTAATTTCACTAATATCTTTTAAATTATATAAAGCCACATAATTAGCTCATTCAACTGAGCTTAATAAATAATCCTTATAAAGTTGATCAAATTCAATTGCTTGATTAATTAATTTTTCTGACTGTGTTTGAGTTTTTCCATAACTTAATAATAGGTCATTAACCATTTTCTTTCATGCTTCAATTAATTTAGAAGCTTCTTGATTTTGATATGTTTCTTTTGAAGGCAAAATGGATATTTCAGGGTTTGAAATTCAAATAATTCTTTTAGTATTATCAACAAAGTCTTCAAAAATATCAATTGATAAAGGTAAAGCTCCATATTGAATTCAAAAATCACGTCCTTTTGAAAAAAGTTCTTTAAATGATGAAATTTTTTCCAATGTATTAAGATATTTTTTGACTGGTTCTCAACCTAGCTCTGCTCTTTTTTGATCATCTAAAAGCATTGAATAATACTTTACATATTCATGTATTAATGGATCATTAGGAAGAGTTTTTGAGTACTTATATCAACCATTAATAGTATCTTTCAATAACTTCTCGAGTTTTATATCCATCTCAACAAATGAACCTATTTGAGAACGATCCTCAGGAATTTTAGCTTGTTTTAATCAGTCATGATTTATAGCATCATAATAATCATTTTTTAAATTCTTTTGCATATATTTCTCCTCTTATTTCTTTTGATCTATATTCGTTTTAAGAATTGATAAAAATGCTTCTTGCGGCACTTCTATACTTCCTAACTTTTTCATTCTTTTCTTGCCTTCTTTTTGTTTTTTAAGAAGTTTTTGTCGTCTAGTAACATCTCCACCATAAAGTTTGGCAGTAACATCTTTACGATAAGCTTTAATTGTTTCCCTTGCAATGATTTTTCCGCCAATTGTAGCTTGAACTGGTACTTCAAAGTTTTGTCTTGGAATAGCGTCTTTTAATTTAACACATAACTCTCTAGCATTTTCATAGGCTCTATCACGATGGGTAATCATTGAAAATGCATCAACTTTATCACCATTCAATAAAATATCAACTTTGACAAGATCACTTTCACGATATCCAATTCATTCATATTCAAATGAAGCATATCCCTTTGTTGAAGATTTCAAACGATCAAAGAAATCGAAAATTGTTTCAGCAAGCGGCAACTCATAAACAACTGAACTTCTCTTTGAATCGATCATCTCTAAGGATTTATAAATTCCCCTCTTATTTTGACAAAGCTCCATTACATTTCCGATATATTCATTTGGAATAAAGATATGAGCTTCTACATATGGTTCTTCAATTTTTTCGATATAAGTTCTATCTGGTAAAAGAGTTGGATTTGCAATCATTTGAATTTCATTATTTGTTAAATACACCTTATATTCAACACTTGGACTAGTTGCTATAATTCCAACTTTATATTCACGATCTAATCTTTCTTGAAGGATTTCCATATGTAATAAACCTAAAAATCCAACTCTAAAACCAAATCCTAAAGCTTTTGAAGTTTCTTGCTCTCATGTAATTGATGAATCACTCAAAGAAATTTTTTCCAAACTTTCTTTTAATTGAGCATAATCTCTAGTATCAACTGGATAAAATCCTGTAAATACAACAGGTTTCATCTTTTTATATCCAGGCAACGCTGTTGGAGTCGGGTTTTCAATTAATGTAATAGTATCACCTACATTAACTTCTTTTGCATCCCTAATAGCAGCTGAAACTCAACCAACTTCGCCAGCTTGTAGTGAATCTTTTTTTGTCTCATAAGGATTTCTAACTCCCAGATCAATTACATGATAAAAATTTCTCTCATCATTTCTTGACATAAATTTAAATTTATCACCAGTTTTTAATTGACCTTCAAAAATCCGAACTAACATAACAACACCACGATAAGGATCAAAATAACTATCAAAAATTAATGCTTTTAATGGTTTATTGTCATCAGCATCTATTGGGCTTGGAATATATTTAATTATTGCATCAAGTAAATTATCAACTCCAAATCCGGTTTTAGCAGAAACTAATACTGCATTATCAGTCGGAATTCCAATAACATCTTCAATTTCTTTTTTAACTTCTTCAACATTAGCACTAGGTAAATCAATTTTATTTATAACAGGAATTATTTTTAAATTATTTTCGAAAGCTAGATAAACATTAGCTAGTGTTTGGGCCTCAATCCCTTGTGTTGCATCTACGATTAATAATGCTCCTTCAGAAGCCGCTAATGACCGAGAAACTTCATAAGTAAAATCAACATGTCCTGGTGTATCGATTAAATGAAAAACATAGTCCTTATACTTAATTTGGACTGCATTTAATTTAATTGTAATACCTCGTTCTTTTTCAAGTTCCATTGAATCAAGAAATTGATCAGTAAGTTCGCGGTTAGGAACTGTATTTGTAATTTCCAAAATCCTATCTGCTAAGGTACTTTTCCCATGATCGATATGCGCAATAATTGAAAAATTTTTTATTTTTGATTTATCCATAATTGATTTATATTATATTAAAAAATATCTTTTTTATAAATGTTCGTTCATTAAAGTAAATGTGTGAAATAACCTAAATTTTTATACAGGGTAGTGGAAGAATTAAAATGATACAGGTTCGATAAAAATGATATAA
This DNA window, taken from Mycoplasmopsis cynos, encodes the following:
- a CDS encoding MurR/RpiR family transcriptional regulator — translated: MKTNSPIIETSLLNKFKKSPKKGTINWKILELIENEPQEFLAHNTISLAKKLKIGQASISRFSRSLDFSTFNELQLYVSTRYQHKKDYELNIIEGTNLTLDDTISNIRSHYLFAIEKTIEWIKHNPELNIYIETLLKYRKVNIIFGIGESGLVAKYFAYNLRKIGFNAIFLDDLHEFFSFAQIIKPKMHITIISKSCQTLEVKKILNYLEDNQIKYSIWTKNEKMKKYNPNNVLIIDSINQNYRIGTLGSKVSALMVADIIYSFLALKIDKDKIIFNNIKNLIADWNELLPNKE
- a CDS encoding M13 family metallopeptidase, with amino-acid sequence MQKNLKNDYYDAINHDWLKQAKIPEDRSQIGSFVEMDIKLEKLLKDTINGWYKYSKTLPNDPLIHEYVKYYSMLLDDQKRAELGWEPVKKYLNTLEKISSFKELFSKGRDFWIQYGALPLSIDIFEDFVDNTKRIIWISNPEISILPSKETYQNQEASKLIEAWKKMVNDLLLSYGKTQTQSEKLINQAIEFDQLYKDYLLSSVEWANYVALYNLKDISEIKKISHKFDIPKILNDFVKRDVSNASVINSNFFANFDKIFSDENFEGYKALMFIKNLLGTTSMLSEEIRIKANEFKKVLYSIDRSRSLEDYAFDMTNVFFGMPLGMYYANEFFGKKAKQDVEHMVANMIQIYKNRLHQNTWLSQTTIQKAITKLSSIEVMVGFPEVIRPYYTNFKVKTYEQGGTLFENASNFNKIIAEYKISLYLKDEDRRFWGMSPATINAYYNPNKNQIVFPAAILAWPFYQLDRVSSANYGGIGAVIAHEISHGFDNNGAQFDEKGSLNNWWTDSDRKEFELRTKKAIELFDGKETEFGKVNGKLTVSENIADLGGFECALEAAKLESDFDAKSFFESWATIWRSKYKEGAAKRLLETDVHSPTKIRANVVLSNSELFAQTYDIQPEDKMYLDPKKRVKIW
- the lepA gene encoding translation elongation factor 4; amino-acid sequence: MDKSKIKNFSIIAHIDHGKSTLADRILEITNTVPNRELTDQFLDSMELEKERGITIKLNAVQIKYKDYVFHLIDTPGHVDFTYEVSRSLAASEGALLIVDATQGIEAQTLANVYLAFENNLKIIPVINKIDLPSANVEEVKKEIEDVIGIPTDNAVLVSAKTGFGVDNLLDAIIKYIPSPIDADDNKPLKALIFDSYFDPYRGVVMLVRIFEGQLKTGDKFKFMSRNDERNFYHVIDLGVRNPYETKKDSLQAGEVGWVSAAIRDAKEVNVGDTITLIENPTPTALPGYKKMKPVVFTGFYPVDTRDYAQLKESLEKISLSDSSITWEQETSKALGFGFRVGFLGLLHMEILQERLDREYKVGIIATSPSVEYKVYLTNNEIQMIANPTLLPDRTYIEKIEEPYVEAHIFIPNEYIGNVMELCQNKRGIYKSLEMIDSKRSSVVYELPLAETIFDFFDRLKSSTKGYASFEYEWIGYRESDLVKVDILLNGDKVDAFSMITHRDRAYENARELCVKLKDAIPRQNFEVPVQATIGGKIIARETIKAYRKDVTAKLYGGDVTRRQKLLKKQKEGKKRMKKLGSIEVPQEAFLSILKTNIDQKK